From Mycolicibacterium nivoides, a single genomic window includes:
- a CDS encoding SHOCT domain-containing protein, translated as MDWGSTWDFLWHFLIIFAWIAYLLVLFQILTDLFWRDHKTSGWVKAVWVVFLIVFPWLTALVYLIARGKGMSERAQAAALAAKQDTDAYIREAAGRSPAQEIADAKALLDSGTISQAEFDGLKAKALS; from the coding sequence ATGGACTGGGGTTCGACATGGGATTTCCTCTGGCATTTCCTGATCATCTTCGCCTGGATCGCATACCTGCTGGTCCTGTTCCAGATCCTCACCGACCTGTTCTGGCGTGACCACAAGACCTCCGGCTGGGTCAAGGCGGTGTGGGTGGTCTTCCTGATCGTGTTCCCCTGGCTCACCGCGCTGGTGTACCTGATCGCACGGGGTAAGGGCATGTCCGAGCGCGCGCAGGCAGCCGCACTGGCCGCCAAGCAGGACACCGACGCCTACATCCGCGAGGCGGCCGGCCGGTCCCCGGCTCAGGAGATCGCCGATGCCAAGGCGCTGCTGGATTCAGGCACGATCAGCCAGGCCGAGTTCGACGGGTTGAAGGCGAAGGCGCTCAGCTAG